The Amphiura filiformis chromosome 12, Afil_fr2py, whole genome shotgun sequence genome includes a region encoding these proteins:
- the LOC140166903 gene encoding adhesion G protein-coupled receptor L4-like has translation MVSSLIVSILLSIFLKSANCTTLTTTTNPPNDAGQFEDNLESTIEDIIANGSNSDASNVLVAEVIVNGEKTITLEENAVILRTSSEVEVVVAHFTEAVDALTDIQYENTPASETRMVSKIISIDMFTANRSEEITTLDEPITIVNSIIKPEIPTDLTWYVQPRCSSWDTQNRYWTDEGCALMSLNGTHLECECNHLTIFAVLIQFTEYPLTSVDVRALDMLTYLGSSLSIVSLAVTLAIYIYCKLYKSHRILIHMNQSLALLISHLIFVTGIELNGNVGFLGI, from the exons atggtgtcatcaCTGATAGTGTCGATTCTTCTTAGCATCTTCCTGAAGAGCGCTAACTGCA CTACCTTGACGACCACAACAAATCCTCCAAATGATGCAGGGCAATTTGAAGACAATCTTGAGAGCACCATTGAGGATATTATTGCAAATGGCAGTAACTCGGATGCATCTAACGTGTTGG ttGCAGAAGTTATTGTTAATGGTGAAAAAACAATTACATTAGAAGAAAACGCGGTGATACTCAGGACAAGTTCTGAAG TTGAAGTCGTTGTTGCACATTTTACCGAAGCCGTTGACGCCCTGACTGATATACAGTATGAGAATACTCCTGCGTCAGAAACCAGGATGGTATCGAAGATCATCAGCATTGATATGTTCACAGCGAATCGATCGGAAGAAATCACGACATTAGATGAGCCAATTACCATTGTGAACTCAATAATAAAG CCGGAGATTCCAACTGATTTGACCTGGTATGTTCAACCACGATGCTCATCATGGGACACACAGAATAG ATATTGGACGGATGAAGGCTGTGCGCTTATGAGTCTTAATGGTACTCATTTAGAGTGTGAATGCAACCATCTTACTATATTTGCAGTGCTTATACAGTTTACAGAG TATCCTTTGACGTCAGTGGATGTCCGAGCACTGGATATGCTAACTTATTTGGGGTCATCGCTTTCTATTGTTTCTTTAGCGGTCACTCTGGCAATCTACATTTACTGCAA GTTATACAAGTCTCACCGTATCCTTATACACATGAACCAGTCGCTGGCTTTGTTGATTTCCCACCTTATATTTGTGACAGGAATTGAACTGAACGGAAATGTAGGTTTCCTTGGCATATAG
- the LOC140165415 gene encoding adhesion G protein-coupled receptor L4-like, which translates to MVVLRTYCTLKPKEDEKQVEQIKSGIRVVFVLGLILGLPWIIGLLNLNEYTVGVNYLFVLANTIQGVYILLDLCLLDKEVQGVLLAKRSNRVEPDTTSDAKEKPISMISPRSTSRESWVEDDQNQQQQKEKAT; encoded by the exons ATGGTAGTATTGAGAACTTACTGCACTCTAAAGCCGAAAGAGGATGAAAAGCAGGTTGAACAAATAAA ATCTGGTATCCGTGTGGTGTTCGTTTTGGGATTGATTCTTGGCCTACCATGGATAATTGGTTTACTGAATTTAAACGAATACACTGTTGGTGTCaactatttgtttgttttggccaATACCATTCAA GGTGTATATATCCTGCTGGATTTGTGTCTACTTGACAAAGAA GTCCAAGGAGTTTTactggcaaaaaggtcaaatcgaGTAGAGCCAGACACCACTTCAGACGCCAAAGAGAAgcctatcagcatgatcagtccaCGATCAACATCGCGGGAGTCATGGGTTGAAGATGATCAGAATCAACAACAGCAAAAGGAAAAGGCAACGTAG